The Chitinophaga sp. Cy-1792 genome contains the following window.
AGCAAAACCGGGTTTATCTATATGCGGTATGCAGAAATTCTGCTGACCTATGCAGAAGCTAAAGTAGAAGGCGGTCAGTTGGATGCGTCTGTAATAGCGGCTGTTAACCAGGTGCGTCAGCGTGCGGGCATGCCCGTAGTGGATGCGGTGGTAGCTGGAGACCTGGCTAAGATGAAGCAGCTGGTAAGAAGAGAAAAAGTAGTGGAACTGGCAAATGAAGGTATTCACCTGTTCGATATGCGCAGATGGAAAACCGGCAAAACAGCGATGAATACCTTTGTGTATGGTGCTGCTGCCAAATCCAATGTGCCTGCAGCTGTTCCGTCATTTGGCGGTGCTGGTTCTGAAACAGACCTCAACGATATCCCTGACTATACCAACAGTGCTACGGTGCGCTTTAAACGTGAGCAGCGCTACTTTATAGATCCGCGTGATTACTTGTGGCCAATACCACAGGGCGAACGTGACATGAATAAGTTACTGGGGCCTAACCCCGGATGGTAATAAACCATGCTATGAAAACCGGCGTCCTTTGCAGTAGGGACGCCGGTTTTGTTTTTAGTCGTATTTTTGCAGCTATGAAACAGTACCTTTTTACTTCACCGCGATTAGGCTTCAGGCAATGGCTTCCGGAGGATACACTGCCTTTTGCTGCTATCAATGCTGATCCGGTAGCGATGGAATTTTTTCCTATGCTGATGACTGAAGAGGAGACCCGTAATATGATCGCCAGGATGCAGCAGCATTTTGATCAGTACGGCTACGGATTGTATGCGGTGGATCTGCTGGAAACCGGACAGTTCATAGGTTTCGTAGGTTTTAATCATCCGCAGTTTGAGGCATGGTTTACCCCATGTGTGGAAATAGGCTGGCGACTGGCACCTGCGGTATGGAACAATGGCTATGCTACGGAAGCGGCTATACGTTGCTTTGAATATGCCTTTGAAGAATTGGGACTGAAAGATGTCTATGCTTTCACAACCATTTCCAATAAGAAGTCGGAACGTATTATGCAAAAAGCCGGGATGCAGCATGCCGGTTTTTTTGATCACCCCAAACTCGCTGCTGATCACCCTTTTGCACCACACACTTTGTACAGGATTACAACACCCACCAGTAAATAGTATAACAGATAGCCAGCGGCCCGAAGAACAGCAGGCACAGGCCCGGCAGCCGGAAGTCTTTCTGGCTCAGGAACCCGGAAGATAAGGCAATGGCATTGGGAGGAGTGGAGATAGGAAGTAAGATGCCGATACTACAGGAAAACCCGATGGCGATAGATACAAACGCCACATCGTTAGGCATGAGGCTGTTGGCCAGTGGTATCAGGATACTCGCTGCTGCCGTACTGCTCATGAAATTGGAAATAAATACTGTCAGATAGGAAAATACCAGTACTGCCATAAATTTATCTGTAGGCAGGGTTATTTTTGTGGCTACATAGTCCAGCAGGCCTGTTTCCTGTGCCGCCATGCCCAGTGTGAGTCCGCCGGCTACCAGCAAAAGCGTATCCCAGGATATCAGCCGGATATGCTTTTGCTGGATAACGCCTGTAAGTGTGAGTAGCATCATGGGCATAAACGAAACGGCCGCAACAGGGATATGTGTCACCGAGGAGGTGAGCCATAGTATCAGTGTCAGCACGAAAGTAATGCCTACGATCCAGCGGTCCTGCAACTCTGAATAGGTGTAGGTATGGTCGGGGTTATCGTTGCCGCCATATAGTGCCGGTACTTCAGCTACCAACGGTTTGTAGCGCCAGTGTAACAATATCCAGCCCAGGAAAGTGAAGCCCAGCGCCAGCGGGGCGCCCATCTCCATCCAGTAGAGGAAACTAATCGTAATACCTTTTTTAGCGGCTGCTTCTACGGCCATCGCATTGATGGGACTGCCTATAATGGTGCCCATGCCGCCAAAAGAAGCTGCTATGGCTATTCCCAGGAATATGCTTTTGGTGAAGGGGTCTTTTTTGTCCAGCTTTTTGGCCAGTGGCGTGAAGATGGCCACCATCATAGCGGCTGTAGCGGTATTGGATACCCCCAGCATAGATAGTAACATGGTGAGTAGCATGATGCCCAGCAATAGCCTTGTTGGCTTGTTTCCAAACATCTTCAGTGCAAAATTGGCGATGGATTTATCCAGCGAAGTAAGTTGTATGCCCAGTGAAATAAAGAAACCACCCATCATCATCCATATCACCGGACTGGACCAGGTGCCTGCGTACCGTTCCCAGTCGGGGTTTACATTGCGGATGCTGGCGTCGTGCAGGAAATATACCGAATAACATATCACAAACATGCTCACGGCGAAAGGAGGCATGGCGTCTGTAATCCAGAAACCTACTGCCAGCATGATCAGTACCGACGCATTCAGCGCGGTGTCAGGCATGTCGCGGGGTAAAAGCCAGATACGCACAACCGCAGCGGTGACGACTACCAGCAGAAACAGGGTTACTTTCTGGCCCAGCGGCCATTTCTCTTTAATGAAATCTTCCAGGTTACGCGGTGATTCAAAATGCATGTGCTGCTTCAGGTTGTAGTAGTCATAGGTGGTTAACAATTGGCAGATATAAATGTTTAGTTATGTAGATGAATGTGTTATGAATCAATTTTGAACAAGTGTTTAATACATTTGTTTAATTGGAAATACTGATCTACATTTGATTTATAATTTTGGGAGATGGCTAAAGCGACCAGTAAAAAGAAGGACCTCGATGCCTCTGCGGAAGAAAAGATCATGGCCGCAGCAAGGGTAGTATTTACACGTAACGGCTACGCCGCTACGACAGTACGTGACATTGCCGCCGAAGCTGACCTCAACTTTTCCCTGGTAAACTATTATTTCCGCAGTAAGGAAAAGCTCTTCGAGCTGATCATGCTCGATGCCATCAAACAGCTCCTGTCAGGCCTGAAAGACCTGCTCAACGACACGCATACATCTGCCATGGAGAAAATCGATGCCGTATGCCCGAAGTATATGGATATGCTGCTGGCGCATCCCGACCTGCCGCTATTTGTGATGACAGGCATCGCCAATAACGCCATCAGCTCCCCGGAAATCTCCAAAGCCCTTATCGATAATAATATCTTCCTGCAATCCTATTTTCTTAAACAATTACAGGAGCTATATAATAAAAATAAACTCGCGATCGAACCCCTCCATCTTGTGATGAACATGATGAGCATGCTCACCCTACCCTTCATCGCCAGGACAATGCTCCTCCGATCGGGCACCGTAGACATGAAAATGTTCAGGCAAATGATGGAAGACCGCAAACAAAAGATACCCATCTGGCTGAAAGCCATGATGTAACTATATCATACATAATATTTCAATACCGCGAAAACATGGTACAGAAGCATTGTAGAAAATGGCTGTTGTTCCTGCTGTTGCTGCCATCGTATGCTGCCTGGTCACAGGCACTCACGATAGAACAGTGTTACAGCATGGCAAGAGAGAACTATCCCTTGATAAAGCGCTACGACCTGATTAAGGCCACTGGAAAATATTCCCTCTCCAACGCCGGCAAGGTATACCTGCCCACCGTGAATTTTTCCGGACAAGCCACTTATCAGTCGGATGTGGTGAATGCGGCAGACCTGCTCCCGGCTAACCTCGGGGTGTCTTTTCCCACTTTCAGTAAAGATCAGTATAAACTGGTAGGAGAAGTGCAGCAAACGATTTTCGATGCCAATGCCAGCCATTACCAGAAAGAACTGATCAAAGCCAATACTGCTGCAGATCAGCAGAACCTGGAAGTTAGCCTCTACGCGGTACGCGAACGCATCAACGAGTTTTACTTTTCCATCCTTCTGATGGATGAGCAGCTGAAACAAAACGATATCCGTACCAATGACCTCAACAGTGCCATCGCCAAAGTAGAAGCCGCTTACCGCAACGGTGCCGCCTACCGCAGCAATGTAGATGAACTGAAGGCAGAACTGAGCAATGCCCGCTCTTCTGATATACAGTTCCGGTCTAACCGCAGTGCCTATATGA
Protein-coding sequences here:
- a CDS encoding TetR/AcrR family transcriptional regulator; the encoded protein is MAKATSKKKDLDASAEEKIMAAARVVFTRNGYAATTVRDIAAEADLNFSLVNYYFRSKEKLFELIMLDAIKQLLSGLKDLLNDTHTSAMEKIDAVCPKYMDMLLAHPDLPLFVMTGIANNAISSPEISKALIDNNIFLQSYFLKQLQELYNKNKLAIEPLHLVMNMMSMLTLPFIARTMLLRSGTVDMKMFRQMMEDRKQKIPIWLKAMM
- a CDS encoding GNAT family N-acetyltransferase, coding for MKQYLFTSPRLGFRQWLPEDTLPFAAINADPVAMEFFPMLMTEEETRNMIARMQQHFDQYGYGLYAVDLLETGQFIGFVGFNHPQFEAWFTPCVEIGWRLAPAVWNNGYATEAAIRCFEYAFEELGLKDVYAFTTISNKKSERIMQKAGMQHAGFFDHPKLAADHPFAPHTLYRITTPTSK
- a CDS encoding DASS family sodium-coupled anion symporter codes for the protein MLTTYDYYNLKQHMHFESPRNLEDFIKEKWPLGQKVTLFLLVVVTAAVVRIWLLPRDMPDTALNASVLIMLAVGFWITDAMPPFAVSMFVICYSVYFLHDASIRNVNPDWERYAGTWSSPVIWMMMGGFFISLGIQLTSLDKSIANFALKMFGNKPTRLLLGIMLLTMLLSMLGVSNTATAAMMVAIFTPLAKKLDKKDPFTKSIFLGIAIAASFGGMGTIIGSPINAMAVEAAAKKGITISFLYWMEMGAPLALGFTFLGWILLHWRYKPLVAEVPALYGGNDNPDHTYTYSELQDRWIVGITFVLTLILWLTSSVTHIPVAAVSFMPMMLLTLTGVIQQKHIRLISWDTLLLVAGGLTLGMAAQETGLLDYVATKITLPTDKFMAVLVFSYLTVFISNFMSSTAAASILIPLANSLMPNDVAFVSIAIGFSCSIGILLPISTPPNAIALSSGFLSQKDFRLPGLCLLFFGPLAICYTIYWWVL
- a CDS encoding TolC family protein — protein: MVQKHCRKWLLFLLLLPSYAAWSQALTIEQCYSMARENYPLIKRYDLIKATGKYSLSNAGKVYLPTVNFSGQATYQSDVVNAADLLPANLGVSFPTFSKDQYKLVGEVQQTIFDANASHYQKELIKANTAADQQNLEVSLYAVRERINEFYFSILLMDEQLKQNDIRTNDLNSAIAKVEAAYRNGAAYRSNVDELKAELSNARSSDIQFRSNRSAYMKMLSVFIGKDLGDSTKLTMPEEQSVASDIHRPELSWYEYRRKTMEVQEQQLKSDYLPRFNAFFQGAYGRPTLNFLSNEFGWWYFTGLRMSWNLGSLYSLKNNKRIIENNRKSVSVEEETFLYNTNLSLIQQREELKKYHAMIAEDEEAITFRASVKQSAKAQLENGVITVHDYINQLNAENQARQTLILHQLQLLQAGYQYKYTSGN